A window of the Streptomyces formicae genome harbors these coding sequences:
- a CDS encoding CaiB/BaiF CoA transferase family protein has protein sequence MGILDGYRVVDLSIAMAGPLAAMRLGDLGADVVKVEPPDGEWQRRAPAGGAEGVELNASFLALNRNKRSLAVNLKTEAGRAVVRDLATSADVFLQNYRPGVAERLGMDYPSIREVNPAIVYVSVSGYGDTGPYAARPGQDLLLQALTGAMYSVGRDGDPPAPSGTYAVDAITAYSAFEGVLAALLHRERTGEGQLVSVNMLDAAIAVQMQELSVFTVGGVPQHRGSEPHGHTYIRAPYGVFATKDGHVALAMPPLDSLGDALGLPELAGMDTDTDGHSRRDEITALVRGRLPGRTTAEWLELFDERGIWAGPVHSYAEVVTDPQVRHNGSFVTYRHPVEGEVTTPGFPYTFSATPPGVHRGAPLTGEHTRELLDELGYPPERVSALLADGVVTARQEAP, from the coding sequence ATGGGAATCCTGGACGGTTACCGCGTGGTCGATCTGTCGATCGCCATGGCCGGTCCGCTCGCCGCGATGCGCCTCGGCGACCTGGGCGCCGACGTCGTCAAGGTGGAACCGCCGGACGGCGAATGGCAGCGCCGCGCCCCCGCGGGCGGCGCCGAGGGCGTGGAGCTGAACGCCTCGTTCCTCGCGCTCAACCGCAACAAGCGCAGCCTCGCCGTGAACCTGAAGACCGAGGCCGGCCGGGCCGTCGTACGCGACCTGGCCACCAGCGCCGACGTCTTCCTGCAGAACTACCGGCCCGGCGTCGCCGAGCGGCTCGGCATGGACTATCCGTCGATCCGCGAGGTCAACCCCGCGATCGTCTACGTGTCGGTCTCCGGCTACGGCGACACCGGACCGTACGCCGCGCGGCCCGGCCAGGACCTGCTCCTCCAGGCCCTGACCGGCGCGATGTACAGCGTCGGGCGCGACGGGGACCCGCCGGCCCCCTCCGGTACGTACGCGGTCGACGCCATCACCGCGTACAGCGCCTTCGAGGGGGTCCTGGCCGCTCTGCTGCACCGGGAACGCACCGGCGAGGGCCAGCTCGTCTCGGTGAACATGCTGGACGCGGCCATCGCCGTGCAGATGCAGGAGCTGTCCGTGTTCACGGTCGGCGGCGTCCCCCAGCACCGCGGCAGCGAACCGCACGGCCACACCTACATCCGCGCCCCCTACGGCGTGTTCGCCACCAAGGACGGCCACGTGGCGCTCGCCATGCCGCCCCTGGACTCCCTCGGCGACGCCCTCGGCCTGCCGGAGCTCGCCGGCATGGACACGGACACGGACGGGCACTCCCGCCGGGACGAGATCACCGCCCTGGTCCGGGGGCGGCTGCCCGGCCGCACCACCGCCGAATGGCTGGAGCTGTTCGACGAGCGCGGCATCTGGGCCGGGCCCGTCCACTCGTACGCCGAGGTCGTCACCGACCCCCAGGTGCGCCACAACGGGTCCTTCGTCACCTACCGGCACCCGGTCGAGGGCGAGGTGACCACCCCCGGCTTCCCCTACACCTTCAGCGCGACCCCGCCCGGTGTGCACCGCGGTGCACCGCTCACCGGCGAGCACACCCGCGAACTCCTCGACGAGCTCGGCTACCCGCCCGAGAGGGTCTCCGCGCTGCTCGCCGACGGGGTCGTGACCGCCCGTCAGGAGGCACCATGA
- a CDS encoding extracellular solute-binding protein translates to MTATTSPLTAPGRPATDELRGLTWDHPRGYGPLEELARLDASLPPGCETVGRPLRWDRQPLSGFESAPIAGLAADYDLLVIDHPGIGSAVESGCLVPMDTLFDTAELKGWREATVGASYDSYALDGRVWALPIDAAAQVSAARPDLMAGCPMPRTWAQVCELPREVPVTLCLGGPHAFLTFCSLCLAQGETPAGEGGFVSRERGLAALETMATLLSRSPSALWPLNPIGVLRAMAAAGGPAYCPLVYGYVTYTRSGPYPLAFGDAPAWRPGGPSGSVLGGAGLAVSRRRAGDPAVRDAVRDHLRRILAEPVQRELFPVTGGQPAARAAWTDLWTNGRSGAFYRSTLATVEAAWVRPRWPGYPAFQEAASRLLREGLAEGVPHESLLDELETCYREARHR, encoded by the coding sequence ATGACGGCGACGACCTCCCCCCTGACCGCGCCGGGACGCCCGGCGACGGACGAGCTGCGCGGGCTCACCTGGGACCACCCGCGCGGCTACGGCCCACTGGAGGAGCTGGCCCGGCTGGACGCCTCCCTGCCGCCGGGCTGCGAGACGGTCGGCCGGCCGCTGCGCTGGGACCGGCAGCCCCTCAGCGGCTTCGAGTCGGCGCCGATCGCCGGCCTCGCCGCCGACTACGACCTCCTTGTGATCGACCACCCGGGGATCGGCTCGGCCGTCGAGTCCGGCTGCCTGGTGCCGATGGACACGCTGTTCGACACGGCGGAGCTCAAGGGCTGGCGCGAGGCCACCGTCGGTGCCTCGTACGACAGTTACGCGCTGGATGGCCGGGTCTGGGCGCTGCCGATCGACGCCGCGGCCCAGGTGTCCGCCGCCCGCCCCGACCTCATGGCCGGGTGCCCGATGCCCCGCACCTGGGCGCAGGTGTGCGAGCTGCCCCGCGAGGTGCCCGTCACGCTCTGCCTCGGCGGACCGCACGCCTTCCTCACCTTCTGCTCGCTCTGCCTCGCGCAGGGCGAAACACCGGCCGGGGAAGGTGGGTTCGTCTCCCGGGAGAGGGGACTCGCCGCCCTGGAGACGATGGCGACCCTGCTCTCCCGGAGCCCGTCGGCGCTCTGGCCGCTCAACCCGATCGGGGTGCTGCGGGCGATGGCCGCCGCCGGAGGACCCGCCTACTGCCCGCTCGTCTACGGATATGTGACCTACACACGGTCCGGCCCCTACCCGCTGGCCTTCGGCGACGCCCCCGCCTGGCGGCCCGGCGGACCGAGCGGCAGCGTGCTCGGCGGCGCGGGCCTCGCGGTCTCCCGGCGGCGGGCCGGGGATCCCGCCGTACGCGACGCGGTCCGCGACCATCTGCGCCGCATCCTCGCCGAGCCCGTGCAGCGCGAGCTGTTCCCGGTGACCGGCGGACAGCCCGCCGCCCGCGCCGCCTGGACCGACCTCTGGACCAACGGCCGCTCGGGCGCCTTCTACCGCTCCACCCTCGCCACCGTCGAGGCCGCCTGGGTCCGCCCGCGGTGGCCCGGCTATCCCGCCTTCCAGGAGGCCGCCTCACGCCTGCTGCGCGAGGGCCTCGCCGAGGGCGTACCGCATGAATCGCTGCTGGACGAGCTGGAGACGTGCTACCGGGAGGCCAGGCACCGATGA
- a CDS encoding SDR family NAD(P)-dependent oxidoreductase — MTTALITGAGGALGRATTLRLAADGHPVAALDADGPALEETAAAVEKAGGTVLPLAVDLRDAGAVEAAFATAGRRLGPVGVLVNNAAVYPSRPFLQVPLAEYDDVQAVNQRAYWICAQTAARAMTGHGGGAIVNIASITMHGGWPDLAAYVATKGAAVALTRALARELGEHEIRVNCVSPGAFPTAAEQIHPDPEGYDALVRDRQALKRRGRPEELAAVVAFLAGPEASFVTGQTIEVNGGWVMT, encoded by the coding sequence ATGACCACTGCCCTGATCACCGGCGCGGGCGGCGCCCTCGGCCGCGCCACGACACTGCGGCTCGCAGCGGACGGCCACCCCGTCGCCGCCCTGGACGCCGACGGGCCGGCGCTGGAGGAGACCGCGGCGGCCGTCGAGAAGGCGGGCGGCACGGTGCTGCCGCTCGCCGTGGACCTGCGCGACGCGGGCGCCGTCGAGGCCGCCTTCGCCACCGCCGGCCGCCGACTCGGCCCCGTCGGCGTGCTCGTCAACAACGCGGCGGTCTACCCGAGCCGCCCGTTCCTCCAGGTGCCGCTCGCCGAGTACGACGACGTCCAGGCGGTCAACCAGCGGGCGTACTGGATCTGCGCCCAGACCGCGGCCCGTGCCATGACCGGCCACGGCGGCGGGGCGATCGTCAACATCGCCTCCATCACGATGCACGGCGGCTGGCCCGATCTCGCCGCCTATGTCGCAACCAAGGGCGCCGCCGTGGCCCTCACCCGGGCGCTCGCCCGCGAGCTCGGCGAGCACGAGATCCGGGTCAACTGCGTGTCCCCGGGGGCGTTTCCGACCGCCGCCGAGCAGATCCACCCGGACCCTGAGGGCTACGACGCCCTCGTACGGGACCGGCAGGCGCTCAAGCGACGAGGTCGGCCCGAGGAGCTGGCCGCCGTGGTGGCGTTCCTGGCAGGCCCGGAGGCGTCCTTCGTCACCGGGCAGACGATCGAGGTCAACGGAGGGTGGGTGATGACATGA
- a CDS encoding aldose 1-epimerase family protein, with product MRLHGQELGARELAARTGETAAAGGVRLVTLGDGSERGIRALEFRTGSGLAFDVLVDRCMDIGAAEHCGQSFGWRSRTGFRHPGLHEHADEDGLSWLRSFSGLTVTGGLDHTLFGGEVDADTYRYPPRGTVRHGLHGRVANIPARLTGYGERWSGEQCVLWAEGEVRQAAVFAENLRLTRRIEADVGGDEIRLTDTVTNPGFDPTPHMFLYHINLGWPLLDDGSRFLAPVEKTLWQTDSVTEQGIDHRTLPGPQPRFVEQVYEHALAPCDDAGRTGAALVNDRLGLALSVEWSLSAFPCFFQWLNLRAGDYAVGLEPSTHHVAGDAEARADGTMIWLGPGESRTYRTHFRVHRGAEAIEALEAQLNPLEPRHV from the coding sequence ATGAGGCTGCACGGACAGGAACTGGGCGCCCGGGAACTCGCCGCGCGCACAGGGGAGACGGCCGCCGCCGGAGGCGTACGGCTCGTCACGCTCGGCGACGGATCCGAACGCGGCATCCGGGCACTGGAGTTCCGCACCGGCAGCGGGCTCGCCTTCGACGTGCTCGTCGACCGCTGCATGGACATCGGCGCGGCCGAGCACTGCGGGCAGTCCTTCGGCTGGCGCTCGCGTACCGGCTTCCGGCACCCCGGACTGCACGAGCACGCCGACGAGGACGGGCTGTCCTGGCTGCGGTCCTTCTCCGGGCTCACGGTGACCGGCGGGCTCGACCACACCCTCTTCGGCGGCGAGGTGGACGCGGACACCTACCGCTATCCGCCGCGCGGGACGGTACGGCACGGACTGCACGGCCGGGTGGCGAACATCCCCGCCCGGCTCACGGGGTACGGCGAACGGTGGTCGGGGGAGCAGTGCGTACTGTGGGCCGAGGGCGAGGTGCGGCAGGCCGCGGTCTTCGCCGAGAACCTGCGGCTGACCCGGCGCATCGAGGCCGACGTCGGCGGCGACGAGATCAGGCTGACCGACACGGTCACCAACCCGGGATTCGACCCGACACCGCACATGTTCCTGTACCACATCAACCTCGGCTGGCCGCTGCTCGACGACGGCAGCCGCTTCCTCGCCCCGGTCGAGAAGACGCTCTGGCAGACCGACAGCGTCACCGAGCAGGGCATCGACCACCGGACCCTGCCGGGACCGCAGCCGCGCTTCGTCGAGCAGGTCTACGAGCACGCGCTCGCCCCCTGCGACGACGCGGGACGCACCGGGGCGGCGCTGGTGAACGACCGGCTCGGCCTCGCGCTGAGCGTCGAGTGGTCGCTCTCGGCCTTCCCCTGCTTCTTCCAGTGGCTCAATCTGCGCGCCGGTGACTACGCCGTCGGCCTGGAGCCCTCCACGCACCATGTGGCGGGCGACGCGGAGGCCCGCGCCGACGGGACCATGATCTGGCTCGGCCCCGGCGAGTCCCGCACCTATCGCACCCACTTCCGCGTGCACCGCGGCGCGGAAGCGATCGAAGCACTCGAAGCCCAGCTGAACCCCTTGGAGCCGCGCCATGTCTGA